In a genomic window of Suricata suricatta isolate VVHF042 chromosome 12, meerkat_22Aug2017_6uvM2_HiC, whole genome shotgun sequence:
- the BHLHE40 gene encoding class E basic helix-loop-helix protein 40, translating into MERIPSAQPPPACLPKAPGLEPGDLPGMDFAHMYQVFKSKRGIKRSEDSKETYKLPHRLIEKKRRDRINECIAQLKDLLPEHLKLTTLGHLEKAVVLELTLKHVKALTNLIDQQQQKIIALQSGLQAGELSGRNVEAGQEMFCSGFQTCAREVLQYLAKHENTRDLKSSQLVTHLHRVVSELLQGGTSRKLSDPAPKPMDFKEKPSSLAKGSEGPGKNCVPVIQRTFAHSSGEQSGSDTDTDSGYGGESEKGDLRGEQPYFKNDHGRRFTMGERIGVIKQESEEPPTKKSRMQLSDDEGHFTGSDLISSPFLGPHPHQPPFCLPFYLIPPSATAYLPMLEKCWYPTSVPVLYPGLNASAAALSSFMNPDKISAPLLMPQRLPSPLPAHPAIDSSALLQALKQIPPLNLETKD; encoded by the exons ATGGAGCGGATCCCCAGCGCGCAACCGCCCCCCGCCTGCCTGCCCAAAGCTCCAGGACTGGAGCCCGGAGACCTACCTGG GATGGATTTTGCCCACATGTACCAAGTGTTCAAGTCGAAGAGGGGAATAAAGCGGAGCGAGGATAGCAAG GAGACCTACAAACTGCCGCACCGGCTCATCGAGAAAAAGAGACGTGACCGGATTAACGAGTGCATCGCCCAGCTGAAGGATCTCCTACCCGAACATCTCAAACTTACA ACTTTGGGTCACTTGGAAAAAGCAGTGGTTCTTGAACTTACCTTGAAGCATGTGAAAGCACTAACAAACCTAATTGATCAGCAGCAGCAGAAAATCATTGCCCTGCAGAGCGGTTTACAAGCTG GTGAACTGTCGGGGAGAAATGTTGAAGCAGGTCAAGAGATGTTCTGTTCAGGTTTCCAGACATGTGCCCGGGAGGTGCTTCAGTACTTGGCCAAGCACGAGAATACTCGGGACCTGAAGTCTTCGCAGCTTGTCACCCACCTTCACCGTGTGGTCTCAGAGTTGCTACAGGGCGGTACCTCCAGGAAGCTGTCGGACCCGGCTCCCAAACCCATGGACTTCAAGGAGAAACCCAGCTCCCTGGCCAAAGGCTCCGAAGGCCCTGGGAAAAACTGTGTGCCGGTCATCCAGCGGACTTTTGCTCACTCGAGTGGGGAGCAGAGTGGCagtgacacagacacagacagtgGCTACGGAGGAGAATCCGAGAAGGGTGACTTGCGTGGTGAGCAGCCGTACTTCAAAAATGATCACGGACGCAGGTTCACCATGGGAGAAAGGATCGGTGTTATTAAGCAAGAATCTGAAGAACCTCCGACAAAAAAGAGCAGAATGCAGCTGTCAGATGATGAAGGCCATTTCACTGGCAGTGACCTGATCAGCTCCCCATTCCTGGGCCCGCACCCACACCAGCCTcccttctgtctgcccttctATCTGATCCCGCCATCTGCAACTGCCTACTTGCCCATGCTGGAGAAGTGCTGGTATCCCACCTCTGTCCCAGTGTTGTACCCAGGCCTCAATGCCTCTGCTGCAGCCCTCAGCAGCTTCATGAACCCAGACAAGATCTCAGCTCCTTTGCTCATGCCCCAGAGACTCCCTTCTCCCTTACCAGCCCATCCAGCCATCGACTCTTCTGCCCTGCTCCAGGCTTTGAAGCAGATCCCCCCTTTAAACTTAGAAACCAAAGACTAA